The following are encoded in a window of Ignavibacteriales bacterium genomic DNA:
- a CDS encoding efflux RND transporter periplasmic adaptor subunit, giving the protein MNNIARIVTVPVLCTGLVFFSCKKVDENTSLKIQPVDVKIEIIKPTRLVDAIQVAGTVKAFEDVNISPEEGGVIKEWIAQKGQHVKKGDLIVTLKDEVIKAGYDAAEAQYRMADLNVEKQQKVFEQQGISDLQMKNFQYGRDAAKANADLMKARWERTQIRSTIDGVVENTPMGNLMNEGEFAPPGVPIVRIVNNSKVKIQAEVPELYSGTLPLGIPAVVTFDALPGDTLRGRVSFVSSAVSAANRTMQVELILSNPFRKLKPEMVAKVKLLREAKNNAILVSENIVQLVDRDRIIVYVEQDGKAQERRLKLGGRQGMMMEVLDGLKIGDHLVVTGYQKLVDGTTVNVVK; this is encoded by the coding sequence ATGAACAATATAGCAAGAATAGTAACGGTTCCAGTGCTTTGTACCGGTTTGGTGTTTTTCTCCTGCAAAAAGGTCGATGAAAATACCTCGCTCAAGATTCAGCCGGTCGACGTAAAAATTGAAATCATTAAACCGACGCGTCTTGTAGATGCTATCCAAGTAGCAGGAACTGTGAAGGCTTTTGAGGATGTCAATATTAGTCCTGAAGAGGGTGGAGTAATCAAAGAATGGATAGCTCAAAAAGGCCAGCATGTAAAAAAAGGCGATCTGATAGTAACATTGAAAGATGAAGTGATCAAGGCCGGGTACGATGCTGCTGAAGCGCAATACCGTATGGCGGATTTAAATGTTGAGAAACAGCAGAAGGTATTTGAACAACAGGGTATTAGCGACCTTCAGATGAAGAATTTCCAATATGGCCGCGATGCTGCAAAAGCCAACGCTGACTTAATGAAAGCACGCTGGGAACGGACTCAGATTCGCAGCACGATCGACGGTGTTGTAGAGAATACTCCAATGGGCAACCTCATGAACGAGGGAGAATTCGCGCCGCCCGGAGTACCGATTGTCCGTATCGTCAATAATTCGAAAGTGAAAATTCAGGCAGAAGTACCGGAGTTATATTCAGGCACACTTCCTCTTGGCATACCGGCCGTTGTGACATTCGATGCATTGCCAGGCGATACACTCAGAGGAAGGGTGTCGTTTGTCAGTTCAGCAGTATCTGCAGCAAACCGAACAATGCAGGTAGAACTCATTCTATCGAATCCATTCCGAAAGCTCAAACCAGAAATGGTAGCAAAGGTAAAATTACTTCGCGAGGCAAAGAATAATGCAATTCTCGTGAGTGAAAACATCGTGCAGCTGGTAGATCGTGATCGTATTATTGTCTATGTAGAACAAGACGGTAAGGCACAAGAGCGGCGTTTAAAACTCGGCGGCCGCCAGGGAATGATGATGGAAGTGTTGGATGGTTTGAAGATAGGTGATCATCTCGTTGTCACCGGCTATCAAAAACTCGTCGATGGTACAACAGTCAATGTCGTAAAATAG